In the genome of Candidatus Microbacterium phytovorans, one region contains:
- a CDS encoding histidine kinase, translating into MSTRSRSAPPPEDDLRLPRLPGVVRRFWSRHPVLADVVIALLCLLLTLTPPTTFRGPDGTGPLHPTAVPLLVLTVVCSALLLRRRTWTLSVFVASYVLAIAFLFAPVPVGSVLPLVTSYSLAVYRSSRAAWLGLGLGIGSLSAVAGMLVLTSTIEFPIAVSTVIGEAALALIGTLVGVNVGNRKRYVEAIIDRSRQLLRERDQQGQIAAAAERARIAREMHDIVSHSLTVIVALTEGAGATADPERARQATLQASQTARAALQEMRGMLGVLRDESDPEAPLLPPDEDAASAAIEAARAAGFPVTSRITTLGRPLDELPRTIRLAVGRVVQEGVTNAMRHAPAASTIAVTVAVGVESVDVEVRNDGVTGAARPGGFGLRGLRERVELAGGQLTVGPEGAVWRLRASLPLAEEPTDSKPAKGHP; encoded by the coding sequence GTGTCGACGCGCAGCCGCAGTGCGCCTCCCCCGGAGGACGACCTGCGGCTGCCGCGTCTGCCCGGGGTCGTCCGCCGCTTCTGGTCACGGCACCCTGTCCTCGCCGACGTCGTCATCGCCCTGTTGTGCCTCCTCCTGACGCTCACACCGCCGACGACCTTCCGCGGTCCCGACGGCACCGGGCCGCTCCACCCGACCGCCGTCCCCCTGCTCGTGCTGACCGTCGTCTGCTCGGCACTGCTCCTTCGTCGGAGGACGTGGACGCTCTCCGTTTTCGTCGCCTCCTACGTGCTGGCGATCGCCTTCCTTTTCGCTCCGGTGCCCGTGGGTTCTGTGCTCCCGCTGGTGACCAGCTATTCGCTAGCCGTCTACCGATCGTCGCGCGCGGCATGGCTGGGTCTCGGATTGGGCATCGGGTCGCTGTCGGCGGTGGCGGGGATGCTCGTGCTGACGTCGACGATCGAGTTTCCGATTGCGGTCAGCACGGTGATCGGCGAGGCCGCGTTGGCGTTGATCGGGACACTCGTCGGTGTCAACGTCGGCAATCGCAAACGGTATGTGGAAGCGATCATCGACCGCTCCCGACAGCTCCTTCGCGAACGCGATCAGCAGGGTCAGATCGCCGCCGCTGCGGAGCGTGCGCGGATCGCCCGCGAGATGCATGACATCGTCTCGCACTCCTTGACGGTGATCGTCGCGTTGACCGAGGGAGCAGGCGCGACCGCAGACCCCGAACGCGCACGCCAGGCGACCCTCCAGGCCTCCCAGACCGCCCGTGCCGCTCTCCAGGAGATGCGGGGGATGCTGGGAGTGCTCCGGGACGAGTCAGACCCAGAGGCGCCGCTCCTGCCCCCAGATGAGGATGCCGCGAGCGCCGCGATCGAAGCGGCCCGTGCCGCGGGATTCCCGGTGACGTCGAGGATCACGACGCTGGGCAGGCCCCTGGACGAGCTGCCGCGCACGATACGCCTCGCCGTCGGCCGCGTGGTGCAGGAGGGCGTGACCAACGCGATGCGGCACGCGCCGGCAGCCTCGACGATCGCGGTGACTGTCGCCGTCGGCGTGGAGTCGGTCGACGTGGAGGTGCGCAACGACGGGGTGACCGGCGCGGCGCGTCCCGGCGGATTCGGGCTTCGCGGACTGCGCGAGCGCGTCGAGCTCGCCGGTGGTCAGCTCACCGTCGGCCCCGAGGGCGCAGTATGGCGCCTTCGCGCCTCCCTTCCCCTTGCCGAGGAACCGACTGACTCGAAGCCAGCGAAAGGACATCCCTGA
- a CDS encoding response regulator transcription factor produces MSDPVRILLVDDQELIRVGFRLVLESEPDLVVVGEAGDGESAVAEARRLRPDVVLMDVRMPRLDGIRATERILAELPQTHVLVLTTFDLDEYAFGALDAGASGFLLKDAQRAELVGAVRAVHRGDAVLAPRVTRRVIERLGPAVAPPTGPDPAVVLTERERDVFDGIARGLTNAEIARELFLGESTVKTHVGRVLAKLDARDRIHAVILAHQWAPAARPGENG; encoded by the coding sequence ATGAGCGATCCCGTCCGCATCCTTCTCGTCGACGACCAGGAGTTGATTCGCGTCGGCTTCCGGCTCGTCCTGGAGAGCGAGCCGGACCTCGTCGTCGTGGGCGAAGCGGGCGATGGCGAGAGCGCCGTCGCCGAAGCTCGCCGCCTCCGCCCCGACGTGGTGCTGATGGACGTCCGGATGCCGCGGCTCGACGGCATCCGTGCCACCGAACGCATCCTCGCGGAACTGCCCCAGACCCACGTCCTGGTGCTCACGACCTTCGACCTCGACGAGTACGCGTTCGGCGCGCTCGACGCCGGCGCGAGCGGTTTCCTCCTGAAGGATGCGCAACGGGCCGAGCTGGTGGGCGCGGTGCGCGCCGTTCATCGTGGTGACGCGGTCTTGGCGCCGCGGGTGACGAGAAGAGTCATCGAGCGCCTCGGCCCAGCCGTTGCTCCCCCGACGGGTCCCGATCCCGCTGTCGTCCTCACCGAACGCGAACGAGATGTCTTCGACGGCATCGCCCGTGGGCTCACCAACGCGGAGATCGCGCGTGAGCTGTTCCTCGGCGAGTCGACCGTCAAGACCCACGTCGGTCGGGTGCTCGCCAAGCTCGACGCCCGCGACCGCATTCATGCCGTGATCCTCGCCCATCAGTGGGCACCGGCCGCGCGACCGGGCGAGAACGGCTGA
- a CDS encoding mechanosensitive ion channel — MRLDSTDPSTATASGIWADLGRIAADIGLRAAGIAAIIVGALLLAWVLRLVIRRVVKRIVAGAKSKANVDDTRAIEASPLAQVRLVQRTRTLGTILQNIVNVTLVIIALFLSVQVINENILGSFALLSAAIGAGLGFGAQNIVKDVLNGIFIVAEDQIGIGDVVDLGLATGIVEYVSVRITHVRDVNGTLWYVRNGEITRIGNMSQGWSRVIIDLAVPANAVIEDVEKAMLDSAKGLAKDPKWRTRVIEQPEVWGLESVSGDALVIRLVMKTRANAKDDVARELRMRLKRAMDDMGITLPQLNSITLSGLEGAQRVRGANPPKTKPTPVAAPDAKPVWRPKRKGTTDAVPPTDETKDPSA; from the coding sequence ATGAGACTCGATTCCACCGACCCGAGCACGGCGACCGCTTCCGGGATCTGGGCAGACCTCGGCCGCATAGCCGCCGACATCGGCCTGCGGGCAGCGGGCATCGCCGCGATCATCGTCGGGGCCCTCCTGCTGGCGTGGGTCCTCCGCCTCGTTATCAGGCGTGTCGTGAAGCGGATCGTCGCCGGCGCGAAGTCGAAGGCGAACGTCGATGACACGCGGGCCATCGAGGCATCCCCGCTCGCACAGGTGCGCCTGGTCCAGCGCACGCGCACTCTCGGGACGATCCTGCAGAACATCGTCAACGTGACACTCGTGATCATCGCGCTGTTCCTGTCCGTCCAGGTGATCAACGAGAACATTCTCGGTTCGTTCGCCCTCCTGTCCGCCGCTATCGGCGCCGGCCTCGGCTTCGGAGCGCAGAACATCGTGAAGGACGTCCTCAACGGAATCTTCATCGTCGCGGAGGATCAGATCGGAATCGGCGATGTCGTGGACCTCGGCCTGGCGACCGGGATCGTCGAGTACGTGAGCGTGAGGATCACCCATGTCCGCGACGTGAACGGCACCCTCTGGTACGTGAGGAACGGCGAGATCACGCGGATCGGGAACATGTCCCAGGGGTGGTCGCGCGTGATCATCGATCTCGCCGTGCCGGCGAATGCCGTGATCGAAGACGTCGAGAAGGCGATGCTCGACTCCGCGAAGGGGCTCGCCAAAGACCCGAAGTGGCGTACGCGCGTCATCGAGCAGCCGGAGGTCTGGGGGCTGGAGTCCGTGTCGGGCGATGCTCTGGTCATCCGTCTCGTGATGAAGACCCGCGCCAACGCGAAGGACGATGTGGCGCGTGAGCTGCGCATGCGGCTCAAGCGCGCGATGGACGACATGGGGATCACGCTTCCGCAGCTGAACTCCATCACGCTGTCCGGCTTGGAGGGCGCGCAGCGCGTGCGTGGCGCGAACCCGCCCAAGACCAAGCCCACGCCGGTGGCCGCGCCCGATGCCAAGCCGGTGTGGCGGCCCAAGCGGAAGGGCACGACGGATGCCGTACCGCCGACGGACGAAACGAAGGATCCGTCCGCATGA
- a CDS encoding globin, giving the protein MSDDARLSFYEEVGGHDTFVRLVDAFYRGVAGDEVLAPMYPEEDLRPAAERLTLFLEQYWGGPTTYSERRGHPRLRMRHMPFHVNPDARDRWLAHMRSAVDELKLPPLHEATLWDYLQRAAFAMVNTFEPTGIGPAQGDRPAGALPLHPDTTKESS; this is encoded by the coding sequence ATGAGTGACGACGCACGCCTCAGCTTCTATGAGGAAGTGGGTGGGCACGACACGTTCGTGCGCCTCGTCGACGCCTTCTACCGTGGTGTCGCCGGCGACGAGGTGCTGGCCCCCATGTATCCGGAAGAGGACTTGCGCCCGGCGGCGGAGCGGCTGACGCTGTTCCTGGAGCAGTACTGGGGCGGACCGACCACCTACAGCGAGCGTCGGGGTCACCCTCGGCTTCGGATGCGCCACATGCCCTTCCATGTGAACCCCGACGCGAGGGACCGCTGGCTGGCCCACATGCGGAGCGCCGTCGACGAGCTGAAGCTTCCGCCTCTCCACGAGGCGACCCTCTGGGACTACCTCCAGCGGGCCGCGTTCGCCATGGTGAACACCTTCGAGCCGACCGGGATCGGGCCCGCCCAGGGGGACCGACCCGCAGGCGCCCTCCCCCTCCATCCGGATACGACGAAGGAGTCGTCATGA
- a CDS encoding FAD-binding dehydrogenase — MTAAAATTRHSTDVLVIGWGLAGLVAAAEAVGAGRRVVIVDQEPRTNLGGQAFWSFGGLFFVDSPEQRRMGISDSLELARQDWFGTAGFDRDEDAWPRRWAEAYLEFAHGEKRSWLRQRGVGFFPVVGWAERGGYTATGPGNSVPRFHVTWGTGPGVVAPFQAAVEEAEAAGRLVVLPRHRVTALTTADGTVVGASGDVLAPSGAPRGVRSARDVVGSFEIDASATIVASGGIGGNHELVRAQWPERLGTPPTTMLAGVPAYVDGSMQPVAKAAGARLINGDRMWHYVEGIQNWNSIWPSHGIRILPGPSSLWLDATGRRLPVPLFPGFDTLGTLAHLRATGHDHSWFVLSQSIVEKEFTLSGSEQNPDLTDKDVRLLLKSRLGKGASGPVQAFLDHGADFVVKRTLDELVDGMRALPGGDVLDGDRVREEVVARDREMANDFTKDAQIAMLRSARAFRGDRLIRTASPHRLLDPSAGPLIAVKLHVVTRKSLGGMMTDLSARALDAEGSPVPGLYAAGEAAGFGGGGVHGYRALEGTFLGGCLFSGRIAGRAAAAG; from the coding sequence ATGACCGCTGCCGCCGCGACAACACGCCACTCGACGGATGTTCTCGTCATCGGTTGGGGCCTTGCCGGTCTCGTCGCGGCCGCCGAGGCCGTCGGCGCCGGTCGGCGGGTCGTCATCGTCGACCAGGAGCCGAGGACCAACCTCGGTGGTCAGGCGTTCTGGTCGTTCGGGGGCCTCTTCTTCGTCGACTCGCCAGAGCAGCGGCGCATGGGCATCAGCGACTCTCTCGAGCTCGCACGCCAGGACTGGTTCGGCACTGCGGGATTCGACCGGGACGAGGACGCGTGGCCGCGTCGCTGGGCGGAGGCCTACCTCGAGTTCGCACACGGCGAGAAACGATCCTGGCTGCGCCAGCGGGGCGTGGGGTTCTTCCCTGTCGTCGGTTGGGCGGAGCGCGGCGGTTACACCGCCACGGGGCCCGGCAATTCGGTGCCGAGGTTCCATGTCACCTGGGGCACGGGCCCGGGTGTCGTCGCTCCCTTCCAGGCGGCCGTCGAGGAGGCGGAAGCGGCCGGACGGCTCGTCGTTCTGCCGCGCCACCGGGTGACCGCGCTGACGACTGCAGACGGCACCGTCGTCGGAGCGAGCGGCGACGTGCTCGCGCCTTCCGGGGCACCGCGCGGCGTGCGCTCTGCTCGTGACGTCGTCGGCTCGTTCGAGATCGATGCATCCGCCACGATCGTCGCGTCGGGTGGGATCGGCGGGAACCACGAACTCGTTCGTGCCCAGTGGCCCGAACGTCTCGGTACGCCGCCGACGACGATGCTTGCTGGCGTGCCCGCCTACGTCGACGGATCGATGCAGCCCGTGGCGAAAGCGGCCGGAGCGCGGCTCATCAACGGAGACCGAATGTGGCACTACGTCGAAGGCATCCAGAACTGGAACTCGATCTGGCCCTCTCACGGCATCCGGATCCTCCCTGGCCCGTCGTCGCTGTGGCTCGACGCCACCGGCCGTCGGCTTCCCGTGCCGCTCTTCCCCGGCTTCGACACCCTCGGCACCCTCGCCCACCTGCGGGCTACCGGTCACGACCACTCGTGGTTCGTGCTTTCGCAGTCCATCGTCGAGAAGGAGTTCACCCTCTCGGGCAGCGAGCAGAACCCGGACTTGACCGACAAGGACGTCCGGCTGCTGCTGAAGTCACGCCTCGGCAAGGGCGCATCGGGGCCCGTGCAGGCCTTCCTCGACCACGGTGCGGACTTCGTCGTGAAGCGCACGCTCGATGAACTGGTGGACGGGATGCGAGCTCTGCCCGGAGGCGACGTTCTCGACGGTGACCGAGTGCGCGAAGAGGTGGTCGCGCGCGACCGGGAGATGGCGAACGACTTCACCAAGGATGCGCAGATCGCGATGCTGCGATCGGCGAGAGCGTTTCGCGGGGATCGCCTCATTCGCACCGCGTCGCCGCACCGGCTGCTCGACCCGTCGGCCGGCCCGCTCATCGCCGTGAAACTGCACGTGGTCACGCGCAAGTCGCTCGGTGGAATGATGACCGACCTGTCTGCGCGCGCGCTCGACGCCGAGGGATCCCCGGTGCCCGGCCTCTATGCAGCAGGCGAGGCGGCCGGGTTCGGCGGGGGCGGCGTTCACGGCTATCGCGCGCTCGAGGGGACCTTCCTTGGCGGATGTCTGTTCTCGGGACGGATCGCAGGACGCGCGGCGGCTGCGGGCTGA
- a CDS encoding acyl-CoA thioesterase II — translation MSSEFDPVDAMLAVLDLASSAARTTEDIFTGASHPMPSGRIFGGQVLAQAIVAADRTTADDRVPHSMHGYFLRPGDATQGLTFSVDRIHDGRSFSTRRTQAFQEGVPIFSMIASFEREDPGLEHQDRMPDGIPSPGEVAQARETSALHPMSRRLLDESPIEVLHVSGDLYGADLPDAEPRQAVWMRARRTLPDDPALHRAVLAYLSDLTIQEPVLRAHGVTWARQGLKVASLDHAMWWHRPARADDWLLYVQESPSARGGRGLSTGRLFTRDGELVASVAQEIMVRVP, via the coding sequence ATGTCGAGCGAGTTCGATCCTGTCGACGCGATGCTGGCGGTGCTCGATCTCGCGTCGAGCGCGGCTCGCACGACGGAGGACATCTTCACGGGGGCCTCGCATCCGATGCCGAGCGGCCGGATCTTCGGCGGCCAGGTGCTCGCGCAAGCAATCGTCGCGGCCGACCGGACGACCGCCGACGATCGTGTCCCGCACTCGATGCACGGCTACTTCCTACGTCCGGGCGACGCCACGCAGGGCCTCACCTTCTCCGTCGACCGCATCCACGACGGGCGCTCCTTCTCCACGCGCCGAACGCAGGCGTTCCAGGAGGGCGTGCCGATCTTCTCGATGATCGCCTCTTTCGAGCGGGAGGATCCTGGGCTCGAGCATCAGGATCGGATGCCGGACGGCATCCCCTCGCCCGGGGAGGTCGCACAGGCACGTGAGACGTCTGCCCTTCATCCGATGAGCCGGCGGCTGCTCGATGAGAGTCCCATCGAGGTGTTGCACGTCAGCGGCGACCTGTATGGCGCCGATCTACCGGACGCCGAGCCGCGACAGGCCGTATGGATGCGGGCACGAAGGACTCTTCCCGACGACCCTGCGCTGCACCGCGCGGTACTCGCCTACCTGAGCGACCTGACGATTCAGGAGCCGGTGCTGCGCGCTCACGGGGTGACGTGGGCGCGCCAAGGACTCAAGGTCGCCAGCCTCGACCATGCGATGTGGTGGCACCGACCCGCGCGAGCCGACGACTGGCTCCTGTACGTGCAGGAGTCCCCGAGTGCGCGCGGCGGGCGGGGACTGTCCACGGGGCGGCTCTTCACCAGGGACGGTGAGCTCGTCGCCTCGGTCGCGCAGGAGATCATGGTGCGCGTGCCGTGA
- a CDS encoding thioesterase family protein → MPHVPEAGGSTAGLRLHVPIHLRWGDLDAFNHVNNTSMLKLLEEARVRVFWVPESGDTAPSTAVIESGIAAGVLTLIARQEIEYLAPVPYRREPLDIQMWFGKIGGSSIEVCYEVYSPAADTPQTLYARATSVVVMVDARTGRPQRLTDTMRDAWSPYLGDPLVYGHRR, encoded by the coding sequence ATGCCGCACGTTCCGGAGGCTGGCGGCAGCACCGCCGGCCTCCGGCTCCACGTCCCGATCCACCTCCGCTGGGGCGATCTCGACGCGTTCAACCACGTGAACAACACGTCGATGCTGAAGCTCCTGGAAGAGGCGCGCGTTCGCGTGTTCTGGGTGCCCGAGTCGGGCGACACCGCCCCGAGCACGGCGGTCATCGAGAGCGGCATCGCCGCGGGCGTCCTCACACTCATCGCCCGGCAGGAGATCGAGTACCTCGCCCCCGTGCCGTACCGACGCGAGCCGCTGGACATCCAGATGTGGTTCGGCAAGATCGGCGGATCGAGCATCGAGGTCTGCTACGAGGTCTACAGCCCGGCCGCAGACACTCCTCAGACTCTGTACGCCCGTGCGACGTCGGTCGTCGTGATGGTCGATGCCCGCACGGGTCGCCCGCAGCGCCTCACCGACACCATGCGAGACGCGTGGTCGCCCTATCTCGGAGACCCGCTCGTCTACGGTCACCGACGCTGA
- the ettA gene encoding energy-dependent translational throttle protein EttA: MAEYIYSMVRARKAVGEKLILDDVTMAFLPGAKIGMVGPNGAGKSTILKIMAGLDQPSNGEAKLSPGFSVGILMQEPELDESKTVLENIQDGIAIKAKVDRFNEISGLMSDPDADFDTLLAEMGTLQEEIDAADAWDLDSQLEQAMDALRTPPADAAIAPLSGGEKRRVALAKLLLQKPDLLLLDEPTNHLDAESVLWLEQHLTSYKGAVIAITHDRYFLDNVAEWIAEVDRGRLIGYEGNYSTYLEKKAERLDIQGKKDAKLAKRLKDELEWVRSSAKGRQTKSKARLARYEEMAAEAERTRKLDFEEIQIPAGPRLGSVVIEAKNLSKSFGDRSLIDGLSFSLPPNGIVGVIGPNGVGKTTLFKTIVGLEPLDGGDLKVGETVKISYVDQSRSNIDPQKTLWEVVSDGLDIITVGKTEIPSRAYVSKFGFKGPDQQKKAGVLSGGERNRLNLALTLKEGGNLLLLDEPTNDLDVETLGSLENALLEFPGCAVVITHDRWFLDRIATHILAYEGTDANPDKWYWFEGNFEAYEANKVERLGADAAAPHRSTHRKLTRD, from the coding sequence ATGGCTGAGTACATCTACTCCATGGTCCGTGCCCGCAAGGCGGTCGGCGAGAAGCTCATTCTCGACGACGTCACGATGGCGTTCCTCCCCGGCGCGAAGATCGGTATGGTCGGCCCGAACGGTGCCGGCAAGTCGACGATCCTCAAGATCATGGCCGGCCTGGATCAACCGTCCAATGGGGAGGCGAAGCTCTCACCGGGCTTCAGCGTGGGCATCCTCATGCAGGAGCCCGAGCTCGACGAGTCCAAGACGGTCCTGGAGAACATCCAGGACGGCATCGCCATCAAAGCCAAGGTCGATCGTTTCAACGAGATCTCCGGCCTGATGAGCGACCCCGACGCCGACTTCGACACGCTGCTGGCCGAGATGGGGACGCTGCAGGAGGAGATCGACGCGGCTGACGCATGGGACCTCGACTCGCAGCTCGAACAGGCCATGGATGCCTTGCGCACCCCACCCGCCGACGCTGCCATCGCACCGCTGTCGGGTGGTGAGAAGCGTCGTGTGGCGCTGGCGAAGCTTCTCCTGCAGAAGCCCGACCTCCTCCTGCTGGACGAGCCCACGAACCACCTGGATGCCGAGAGCGTGCTTTGGCTGGAGCAGCACCTCACCTCGTACAAGGGCGCGGTCATCGCGATCACCCACGATCGGTACTTCCTCGACAACGTCGCGGAGTGGATCGCCGAGGTCGACCGCGGCCGCCTCATCGGCTACGAGGGCAACTACTCGACCTACCTGGAGAAGAAGGCCGAGCGTCTCGACATCCAGGGCAAGAAGGACGCCAAGCTCGCCAAGCGCCTGAAGGACGAGCTCGAATGGGTGCGCTCCAGCGCGAAGGGGCGTCAGACCAAGTCGAAGGCCCGACTGGCCCGCTATGAAGAAATGGCAGCCGAAGCCGAGCGCACGCGCAAGCTCGACTTCGAAGAGATTCAGATCCCCGCTGGTCCGCGCCTCGGAAGCGTCGTCATCGAGGCGAAGAACCTGTCGAAGTCGTTCGGCGACCGCAGTCTCATCGACGGCCTCAGCTTCAGCCTTCCCCCGAACGGCATCGTCGGCGTCATCGGCCCGAACGGTGTCGGCAAGACCACGCTCTTCAAGACCATCGTCGGGCTCGAACCGCTCGACGGCGGCGACCTGAAGGTCGGCGAGACGGTCAAGATCAGCTACGTCGATCAGAGCCGTTCCAACATCGACCCGCAGAAGACGCTGTGGGAGGTCGTCTCCGACGGCCTGGACATCATCACCGTCGGTAAGACGGAGATCCCGTCCCGCGCGTACGTATCGAAGTTCGGCTTCAAGGGACCGGACCAGCAGAAGAAGGCCGGCGTCCTGTCCGGTGGCGAGCGCAACCGCTTGAATCTCGCCCTCACCCTCAAGGAGGGCGGCAACCTGCTCCTCCTCGACGAGCCCACGAACGACCTCGACGTGGAGACGCTGGGTTCGCTGGAGAACGCGCTGCTGGAGTTCCCCGGGTGCGCCGTCGTCATCACCCACGACCGGTGGTTCCTCGACCGGATCGCGACGCACATCCTCGCCTACGAGGGCACCGACGCGAATCCCGACAAGTGGTACTGGTTCGAGGGCAACTTCGAGGCCTACGAGGCGAACAAGGTGGAGCGCCTCGGCGCCGACGCCGCCGCCCCGCACCGGTCAACCCACCGCAAGCTGACGCGTGACTGA
- the ssb gene encoding single-stranded DNA-binding protein, translating to MSDHITVVGTVVNDPERRQTSAGVPIINFRLASNVRRRDEATGTWVDGHTNWYAVSAYRGLAEHALESVRKGHRVIVSGSFKLREWEANGRQGVAAEIDAVSLGHDLLWGTTVYRRSAESSPAGPNAGASTAGEAESAVHADLSGSWAPVPGEEGTPY from the coding sequence ATGAGCGATCACATCACAGTGGTAGGGACCGTCGTCAACGATCCGGAGCGGCGCCAGACGAGCGCGGGCGTGCCGATCATCAACTTCCGACTGGCGAGCAACGTCCGTCGTCGTGACGAAGCGACGGGGACGTGGGTCGACGGTCACACCAACTGGTACGCGGTCTCTGCCTACCGCGGGCTGGCGGAACACGCGCTCGAATCGGTGCGCAAGGGGCACCGCGTGATCGTCTCGGGCTCCTTCAAACTCCGGGAGTGGGAAGCCAACGGCAGGCAGGGGGTCGCCGCCGAGATCGACGCGGTCTCTCTCGGCCATGACCTGTTGTGGGGCACGACGGTCTATCGGCGTTCGGCGGAGTCGTCGCCCGCCGGGCCGAACGCAGGCGCGTCGACGGCAGGGGAAGCCGAGTCGGCAGTCCATGCCGATCTGTCAGGGTCATGGGCGCCGGTGCCGGGGGAGGAGGGGACGCCGTACTGA
- a CDS encoding PLP-dependent aminotransferase family protein has translation MDSRITARTLAHSLGGWRTREPAYEALADGIRLLCLDNRLAPRTALPAERELAHALGVSRTTVAAAYRSLRESAHIQSLRGSGSVTLPLGGRAHGRGNVGEDEIDLTQASPAAWPGLAGVMSDVAQDAAALVARAGYDIIGSAELRAAIADRYEARGIPTSPDEILVTTGAQSAIHLLSQALVRRGDRAAIETPTYPHAAEALRAAGARLVSIPVHVEEGWDLDRATQALSRTRPTLAYLMPQFHNPTGRTMTMAERASITRAAVDAGTTIVIDETTAELAIEPKPVDPATWETASLIRVGSLGKTVWGGLRIGWIRADRDRVREFAALRPPRELGTPEFEQAVATRLLPRMPEILAQRSLLLRSGRDALVDALRERLPEWRVPMAAGGVCVWLELDAPLSSGLVIAARTHGVHLSAGPRFSPEGGHERQLRIPFTAPPDQLRRAVDVLAEVWPAVRAAAPIAAAAPIGAVV, from the coding sequence ATGGACTCGAGGATCACGGCGCGCACCCTCGCTCATTCTCTGGGCGGTTGGCGCACGCGCGAGCCGGCCTACGAGGCCCTCGCCGACGGCATCCGTCTCCTGTGCCTCGACAATCGACTGGCGCCGCGCACGGCACTCCCGGCCGAGCGTGAACTTGCCCACGCGCTCGGAGTGAGCCGCACGACTGTCGCCGCCGCGTACCGCAGTCTTCGTGAGTCCGCCCACATTCAGAGCCTTCGCGGGTCGGGGAGCGTCACACTCCCGCTCGGAGGGAGGGCTCACGGCCGAGGGAACGTCGGCGAGGACGAGATCGATCTGACGCAGGCCAGTCCCGCAGCCTGGCCGGGGCTCGCGGGGGTGATGAGCGACGTCGCTCAAGATGCGGCGGCACTGGTGGCTCGGGCCGGCTACGACATCATCGGCTCCGCGGAGCTGCGTGCGGCGATCGCGGACCGCTACGAGGCCCGTGGCATCCCGACCTCGCCCGACGAGATCTTGGTGACGACAGGGGCGCAGAGCGCCATCCACCTCCTGTCTCAGGCTCTCGTGAGAAGAGGCGACAGAGCTGCTATCGAGACTCCGACCTACCCTCATGCCGCCGAGGCACTCCGCGCGGCGGGCGCGCGCCTGGTCAGCATCCCCGTGCATGTCGAGGAAGGGTGGGACCTCGATCGCGCCACGCAGGCGCTCTCCCGCACCCGCCCCACCCTCGCCTACCTCATGCCCCAGTTCCACAATCCGACGGGTCGCACCATGACGATGGCGGAACGCGCTTCCATCACTCGCGCGGCCGTGGACGCAGGGACGACCATCGTCATCGACGAGACGACCGCTGAGCTCGCTATCGAACCGAAGCCCGTCGACCCCGCGACATGGGAGACGGCCTCGCTGATTCGGGTCGGATCGCTCGGCAAGACCGTGTGGGGCGGGCTGCGGATCGGCTGGATCCGCGCTGACCGCGACCGTGTGCGGGAGTTTGCAGCCCTCCGCCCGCCGCGCGAGCTCGGCACACCGGAGTTCGAGCAGGCGGTGGCGACACGTCTCCTTCCTCGGATGCCGGAGATCTTGGCCCAACGCTCGCTCCTCTTGCGTAGCGGACGCGATGCACTGGTGGACGCGCTGCGCGAGCGCCTGCCGGAATGGCGCGTGCCCATGGCTGCCGGGGGCGTGTGCGTGTGGCTGGAACTGGACGCTCCGCTCAGCTCCGGACTGGTGATCGCGGCCCGCACACACGGCGTACATCTGTCGGCGGGCCCGCGATTCTCTCCCGAGGGCGGACACGAACGACAGCTCCGCATCCCGTTCACGGCACCACCAGACCAACTGCGCCGCGCTGTCGACGTTCTCGCCGAAGTGTGGCCGGCCGTGCGTGCGGCCGCTCCCATCGCGGCGGCGGCACCTATAGGGGCTGTCGTCTGA
- a CDS encoding methyltransferase — MTTIATSTLWLAYGADGQVVGSIRRANGEYTVTIAGASSSVGTYPSMDIAKSALHGHLPPGSDWPRFREH; from the coding sequence ATGACCACCATTGCGACATCGACCCTCTGGCTCGCCTACGGCGCCGACGGTCAGGTCGTCGGCAGTATCCGCCGCGCGAACGGGGAATACACCGTGACGATCGCAGGAGCGTCTTCGTCGGTCGGCACCTACCCCTCGATGGACATCGCCAAGAGCGCGCTTCACGGACACCTGCCGCCAGGATCAGATTGGCCGCGCTTCCGCGAGCACTGA